The following are encoded together in the Lathyrus oleraceus cultivar Zhongwan6 chromosome 3, CAAS_Psat_ZW6_1.0, whole genome shotgun sequence genome:
- the LOC127127027 gene encoding uncharacterized protein LOC127127027, which translates to MLLSHAPPLPFLLPTLLHYQPRHYSRALLSSLLFSTNHSFSQSRRSSIIPMNGVTIATDDSSSTSSPEHFTGDWLSAPSLRLRDHRFTVPLDYSRGLTSSPKITVFAREVVAVGKEEQSLPYLLFLQGGPGYECRPPTESSGWIHKVCEQFRLILMDQRGTGLSTPLSVSSMSQFKSAVDLADFLKYFRADSIVNDAEFIRVRLVPNAGPWTILGQSYGGFCAVTYLSFAPQGLQQALMTGGIPPIGDGCTADSVYRASFEQVKHQNEKYYKRYPQDIKIVQELVTYLAEQEGGGVALPSGGILTPRGLQTLGLSGLGSGSGFENMHYMFERVWDPTLVPGSPKKISHYFLNSFESSISVDTNPLYALLHESIYCQGSSSRWSASRIRAEADDNFDAIKAAREGLPVFFTGEMIFPWMFDEIHALKPFKEVAHILSEKKDWPRLYDTKALNNNKVPVAAAVYYEDMYVNFNLSKETASQIAGIRLWITNEFMHSGLRDDGNKVLDHLLGMLNGKKPLF; encoded by the exons ATGTTGTTATCTCACGCGCCACCATTACCTTTTCTTCTTCCCACTTTACTCCATTATCAACCTCGTCACTATTCTCGCGCACTATTGTCATCACTTCTTTTCTCAACCAACCATTCATTCTCGCAATCTCGCCGGAGTTCAATTATACCGATGAACGGAGTAACCATCGCCACCGATGACTCCTCCTCTACCTCCTCGCCGGAACACTTCACCGGAGATTGGTTATCCGCTCCTTCACTCCGGCTACGTGACCACAGATTCACCGTCCCTCTCGATTATTCTCGAGGCCTTACCTCTTCTCCTAAGATCACTGTTTTTGCTCGTGAAGTGGTTGCAG TTGGAAAAGAAGAGCAATCATTGCCATATTTACTATTTTTGCAAGGGGGGCCTGGGTATGAGTGCCGACCTCCAACTGAATCTAGTGGATGGATTCATAAAGTTTGCGAGCAGTTCCGTCTCATCTTAATGGATCAG CGAGGAACAGGCTTATCAACTCCTTTGTCTGTGTCATCAATGTCACAGTTCAAGTCTGCAGTTGACTTAGCTGACTTCTTGAAATATTTTCGAGCTGATAGTATAGTAAACGATGCAGAGTTTATTCGCGTTCGACTAGTTCCAAATGCTGGACCTTGGACCATTTTGGGACAG AGTTACGGTGGGTTTTGTGCGGTCACATATTTGAGTTTTGCGCCACAAGGACTGCAGCAAGCTCTTATGACAGGTGGAATTCCTCCGATTGGAGATGGCTGCACTGCAGATTCGGTATACAGAGCAAGCTTTGAGCAAGTTAAACATCAAAATGAGAAGTACTACAAAAGATACCCTCAGGATATTAAAATTGTTCAAGAACTTGTTACTTATTTAGCTGAACAAGAAGGAGGAGGG GTGGCCCTTCCTTCTGGGGGCATCTTAACCCCAAGAGGGTTGCAGACTCTTGGTCTCTCCGGCTTAGGATCTGGATCTGGTTTCGAGAACATGCACTATAT GTTTGAGAGAGTGTGGGATCCTACTTTAGTTCCGGGATCACCTAAGAAAATAAGCCACTACTTCCTAAATTCT TTTGAAAGCTCGATAAGTGTTGATACTAATCCATTGTATGCTCTTCTACATGAATCTATCTATTGTCAG GGTTCTTCTAGTAGATGGTCTGCCAGTAGAATAAGGGCTGAAGCTGATGACAACTTTGACGCAATTAAAGCTGCTAGAGAAGGACTTCCTGTATTTTTTACAGGAGAG ATGATTTTCCCATGGATGTTTGATGAGATTCATGCCTTGAAACCGTTCAAAGAAGTAGCTCATATATTGTCCGAGAAGAAGGATTGGCCCCGATTATATGACACTAAGGCTCTTAATAACAACAAG GTACCTGTTGCAGCCGCCGTTTACTATGAAGACATGTACGTGAATTTCAACCTTTCGAAGGAAACAGCTTCTCAAATAGCAGGGATCAGACTATGGATTACTAATGAGTTCATGCATTCTGGCTTGCGTGATGACGGGAACAAAGTTCTTGATCATTTGCTGGGAATGTTAAACGGAAAGAAACCTCTATTTTGA